In Salvelinus fontinalis isolate EN_2023a chromosome 37, ASM2944872v1, whole genome shotgun sequence, the genomic stretch GTTAGTATGCATGCATTGTATAttttcctgtggatatattgGCTCAAATTTCAACCATCTGAAGGACCAACACCATGGACAACCGGTAGAGCAAGTTCAAATGTAATTCTGTTCAACAATCTGGCTTGAATGATTTTGCAGTCATTAGCTTCAGACTGTGTATACCAGAATGTGGTATCAATCTGATTCATCAGCCTAAAAGATGCAGTAACAGGACAGAAAGCAAGGATAATAGACTCACCGAAACCAGAATGTCTCCCTCCGTGATAGCAAGGTCAAACTGTAAGTCCTctgtaacagagagagagggtctgaaacaaccacactgacatgtactaGTTACAAGTCACTACCTCCAGTGCCATTAAAGTCCAGACCTCATGGTAGAGGTCCAGGATTGTGCGCTTCATCTAATGAATGCGTTACCTTCTCTAGTTTCAGGCGTTTTAACCCAATCATTTTGTCTGTGGCGTGTCCCCATTGAGGCAGTAGAACCTAAAAGGAATTGTGAACAAACTCATTTTGTAATATCATTATGTTTATTGATAGACAAGCCATAAACTTGAAGACAACAGATTGAATTGTTTCTTTGGGCCCCATCATCCCAAGTGACTGACTTGAAAATCACAGTATAGGCCTACCTGTGGCAGAGAAAGTCACATTTGTAGAATTGTTGATGGGGTTTTTAGAATTGTCcactgaaacacagaaataaaatattACAAAGTGGAACAGTACAATAACAGTTTTGCAGTACAGCTGGCCTACATTAAATAAAAACATGGAAAACAGATAACAGGCCTAGCTTTCAGCCTATCACCTAACAAAATGACTGATCCCAAATGCAGGCCTGCCTACCTGTGGCAGGGATAGTAGCATTTGAAGTAGTAGCATTTGTGAAATTGGTGATCGGAACACTGCCCACTGAAATACACAAAGGTAACATAATACATGTTACATAACATGAAGAACCGATTCACCTGCCCTACATCAAATGGAAAACACTCAAAAGCAGGATGTCACAAAAACAAAATGGCTGGTCCTACCTTGGACAACCCAGATGAGAATCAGAAACCAACCCATGTTGCAGCAACAATTGTCCCCCAAGATTTGGAAAAAAAACAATCAAAGAAACAGcacaaacaaatttgtgcaataGCTCTCCTTCCAGTCAAATAGTGGGCAGGGCAGCAATCACAAAAGAACAGGTgcattctccttcttcttcttctccttcttcttcggTGAGGTTTAAAGatggttggcatccaatatgttgAATTATCGCCCTCTACTGAACTATTGTATGAATccattacactgttatacaaaTTGGTATAAGGGGAAACgtgaaaaaatccatacaaatatatatttaatgaccctacactcattaaaacccaTCACCTTattccactactttaaccctgtcTTATCCTACCCCAGGCCAACGACCCGAGAGGGCGAGACACTACTACTGTAACTCTTCTGAAATCGAATCTCGTAcccccaagtacttctctgcagctgccaccacaacatctattttctatGACTTACGTGTCATCTCTGCGGTACAGCTGATAACAATTGCTATGAATGCTAAGCCAATCTCACTGAAACATATATCACtcattggcctatccctctgttctGGCAAAGATCTACTATtcacagggatcctctcagaATCCCTCACCCTTCATCAACCCTCCACTTCCTCTGCATACAACATCTTCTCCACTACAATGACCCTGGCCACCTAAACCTGACTCACTCGCACCAGACACCTCCACTCAGGGTTACCTTCACCGACTCAACAGCACCCACCATCTTTTCCACCCAACTTCCACAACACCTTCTACCCCTTCCATTTCACCTCCAGAACTCAAACTGGTGTCCGGCCCAATCTGTTTGAACTTGATACCAATCTTCCTCGTCATACCCTCTCCCTTGTCATTGCTATCTTCAACAGATACAAACCCATACTCTGCCTCCCTCAGTCTattcaacctcctctctctttccctccaatcCTCCTCCCTTAACCAATTACCCGACTCCTGAAAATATTCAACTTTTCCAAGTCAAAATCTTTTTTAAGCCTCCTTTAGGGACATGCTAAGCCCTGTACTCCCTCCACTTCAAACTCCTGTGTCACCAGAACAGATGCAGGTGTGACCACTTGTTTTTAGGTCATCAACCTCAACAACAGATTGTGCAGTATAGACAGTGTTAATGTGCATACATAGCATATAGTGAACAGCACTGTGCATAATGTGGCAGATGCAGGACTGCCCTCCTGCAGGAACACCCcgaaatttatttattttaccgttattttaccaggtaagttgactgagaacacgttctcatttgcagcaacgacctggggaatagttacaggggagaggagggggatgaatgagccaattgtaaactggggattattaggtgaccatgtgTGAAATGTGGTGAAATGTGGGCTGCAGTTGTACATTATTGACAGAAAGACACATCAACCTCAGACAAAGCATCTGAGACAGCAAAACAGCGCTCTGTCTTAGTATGTGTAGGCCATGTATCTGATGccgtctggtcaaaaagagtatggcatgtcatacaGCCACAGTTGTAGAGCGGTCAGACTTTCTGGATGGTTAGTTCAGTCCTATGTGTTCTCTGGCCCATCTCTGATATCTTGTTGTGGATCTTGGCTATGATGGTGGGCTCCCCAATGACAGAAAATAAATATCTGCTGTGGGAAACCGTGTAGACAGTGTTAGTGTTCATGTATAGTGCAGTATAGACAGTGGTCATGTGCATCCATAGTATAGAGTAGTGAACAGTACTGTCCATAATGTAGCATAGAGCCCATGTCGTAAGTCCAGGGTGTTCCCAGAGTGGTATACCAAgaagcaagctagatctactcagggtCTATTAAAtctagccagcttcagttagcttcacattccagctcaggcttcatccgtACTACGATGGTGGATTTTGCTCGTCCACCTTCCTAAAAGGCTGTCACATGCTTCCCAGTCGAACCAGTTTAAGCTTATACATTTTGTGAAGTTTTTGTTCATTTTGGTGTTCGGTAGGTTTTTTTCAGCTGTTCGCGTGCACCAATTTTTTTGTTGAGGCAAGTCAGAGTTTGATAGTCGAAGTCTACACCCCTTCATCAGTGATTGGTTCACAGTAGGGGTGGGAACTATGGAcgggattcttcaatgaagtgtttcCTATCATTCACTTGAGAAGTACTGCACTAAACTGATGTGTAATTGTGCGACTAAGACCTCTtctgcaaaaatgtaaaaaatgatgtACAGTTTTTCTTATGAATACATTTCTTTCTTGTTGTCCCATAAATTTCACTTAGCAAAAATGATTTAATGTCAACGCAAAATTGATTGTGAGGACGAACAAAGGTACTTTTTACATAGTTCTAGGTGCATCCCAAATCAACCCTATAAAGTACATTATcaaccatggtcaaaagtagtacactatgtagggaatagtgtcccATCAGAGGACAACCACTCATGATGCATCATGGACAGTAGCTGTGAAGTGATACACATTGCTACAGTGTGGTTTTTACCATGTTTATGAGCTTACTAGTActaaatatactgtatttcaaaCATAGAAGTGGATAAATTGGTTAACAGGCCTATGTGGCTCTGGTGTTTGCTGTCTGTCAGGGTGGGGGTGGTCTCCCATGGCACCACATTACATCACAATTGTGATGTCATAAATGATTGTATTTACTGATATGATGACAGCCTAAATGGTTTGACATAGCGTTACTGTCACATTACAGCAACACTTACAAGTTCAATTCAGGGTCAAAATCATTTCTATATTTTGGATGGTTATTTTTTAAGTGATTGGTAAGTAGTTGTGACCACTTGTGATTTAGTGTGAATAGGCCTACTTTGTGACACAGTTTAATTTAGATGatttaaataataatattttgaaGCCATATTGTATCTTTTTCAGGATTATTGTAATTGAAGGAACTATGGGAAAGTTCTCCTTCCCAAGGATCATCATAAGAATGGTTAGAATCTCTTTTCTCTCACCACCCTCATAGTCAAAACTCCAGTGATTTAAAATCATTTACTTTGACATATAGACCTATGAGCTTTTCTAGGATTgaaaataacaaacttgtatcaCGATAACCTCATTACTGACTGCATGTTTGTCATCATTTTCATTTCTAGCCATGGGCAAAGCGGACTGCACAGGACGATTTCTGCACAGAAACTACTGAACTCCAAAAGCCCAGAACACACCAGCCTCACAACTCCTCACAACTCCCCAGCCTTAATGTAAGTCCCATCTGCAGGCTAAATCTACGACCCACTAAAGTGGTCCAGACTAATCATGTATGGCCAATCAGTGTAAACTTTGTACTAACTACGGCTTGATCTAGTGTCAACATTATACCTTATTGATATTGTATATCAATGAAATACAATGGAAGGCACATAATAATCCAATGAGTAAAATAAAATATACCATGTTCTATTGTCAATATCCCTACTGCCCTAAAGGTGTGTAGGCAGGGCAAGGAGAACACCGATTCAACCCAGAAGAAGAGGAAAAAGAAGAGGCTAAATGAGAAGGGAACCCAGGTTGAACTAGGCATGCGGGAGGATATCCATGACCTTGACCTCGCCCATTGGAGATTGGCTAGACAGACATGGAGAACTGAGCGAGGAAACATGAGGGAGATTAAGGCGCTGTATGGAGAAATATTTAGGCTGCACCAACTCTTGGAGGAGGTAACAAGAGCAGTTTTCTTTAATCAGACTTTCATATAAGTAGATATACTGTAGTTGATTTAGATGTTCCCAATCCTGATACACAGAAATGAGATTTAAATAGATAGAATAGTGAAATAAGAAGACAAGAAAAAAACAGAACACTGGTAGTATTCTGAGGAAGGTCTGCATTCTGCACTGGTAGTATTCTCAGGAAGGTCTGCATTCTGCACTGGTAGTATTATTAAGAAGGTCTGCATTCTGCACTGGTAGTATTATTAAGAAGGTCTACATTCTGCAATGGTAGTATTCTTAAGAAGGTCTACATTATGCACTGGTAGTATTCTGAGGAAGGCCTGCGTTCTGCACTGATAGTATTCTTAAGAAGGTCTGCATTCTGCACTGGTAGTATTCTCAGGAAGGTCTGCATTCTGCACTGGTAGTATTCTTAAGAAGGTCTGCATTCTGCACTGGTAGTATTCTCAGGAAGGTCTGCATTCTGCACTGGTAGTATTCTCAGGAAGGTCTGCATTCTGCACTGGTAGTATTCTGAGGAAGGCCTGCATTCTGCACTGGTAGTATTCTTAAGAAGGTCTGCATTCTGCACTGGTAGTATTCTCAGGAAGGTCTGCATTCTTAGAATAAAGTTGAAAAAGAATGGAAGAATTTCTGAATTGGAATGATTCCAAAAGTTCATTTTCCTAATAGGCTAATATACAGTCATAAAACATGTTTTCTCTATGATATTTATTACCCATACACATGTAAATGTTTTTAGATAGTAATATCAATGACCATCAAGCTATTAAGTAATAAAAATGTGTCTGTCATCATACAGATTGGGGTGGATAAAGGGGTGATCAAGCAGCGCTCCACCTCCTCCATTCTTTGTCCCGTCTCCCCGACACTGCCAGCTTTCCCCTGGTACAACCACCATAGGTACATCGCCAACAGCCAATCGGAACCTGACCAGCATGCTGCCAGCACCCAGAAGGACCCATCTAAGAAACACTCAATCTTTCCCCCTCTGGACACACAGAGCTGCACCTCCCCTGATAAATGGCCTCCTTCTCAGTTCAAGACGTCACACCCACACGCTTCACACCGATTTGCTGTCCCATCCCACCCCCTGGCTTCCGGCCCTCCTGCCCGGATGAGACAGACCCATCCGCACGTCCACTCCAGGTCCTCATTGACTGGCCAGGAAAAGGTTAAGGATGAGGTCAACAGGCCAGAGATTGCATCGCCTGAGGAATTGTCTGAGGAAGTTCAACGGAGAGGCGCAGAAATTGCAAATATGTATAAAGCACAGCTGAAAGAGAGGATGGCCcaaaagagaaaggaagagatTCTGAAGAAAAGGGCAAACAACAATGACAAGAACGATGACACTGAGGCCTCCTGCTCCTCTGCAGTAGAACAATCCAATACCCCTGCCACAGCCCCCGAGCGCCCGGCCAGCCCAGACGCCACGCCAGTGGCCGCCCGAGAGGATACTCAGGGGGACACCCAGCAGGACCTGGCAGAGGTTGTGAATGTGCTCAAGAGGCAATCATCTGATCTATACCTGCCTGATGACGTTTGTGAGGAGTCACTCACATGGAAGTCCATTTACGAGGAGCTGTGCCCGCTCGCTCACAAGGTGAACACAGAAGCTGACTACATCAAGGCGCTCCGCGTCATCACTGAGAAGGCTGTGACTCCCTCGTGCTCGTCTGAGGATGATGTGTCTCAGAGTGTGAGTGAGGTCACAAGTCAGGAGGGGAGTAGTGAAAGTGAGGAGAGCATGAGTGGACAACAGCAGAGATGTCTACACAGGGAACCTTATGGTGAGAGGGACAGGAAGGAGATTGATAGTGGTAAAATGGAAGGGAGATATGCAACCGCCAATGCATTGTCTATGATGGCAAGCCGAGGGAAAGAAGAACTTAATGCCATGAGCTACGCAGACAGGATCAAATATTTCAAGGACGAGGCTAAGAGAAATGAAGAGATGATGAAGATTGAAATGAGGAAGGAAAAAGCCACGGACGAAGAGCTCAAAAAGTGGGAAAAGAGACAGAAGAAATTGAAGAAATTGAATGAGGAGGAAAGGAAAAGGACAGAAAATATGGAAAAAAACAAGTTAGAGGAGCAGAggaaaagggagaaggcagagatgAAACTAAAGATCAAACATGAGAAAAAGACACAAGagcaagagaaaaaaagagagaaaaaagaaagaaagaagcagGAGATGGAACAGAAGGCCCGTGCAAAAGAAGAGAAAAATAGGGCAGAGGAAGAGAAAAAGATGGAGAaaaagatggagaaaaagagggCAGAGATGTTGAACAAGATTGAGAaacagaggatggaggaggagaggaacagggaaaAGGAGAGAATGAAGGTGTTGGAGATGCAGCAAAAGGCacgagagaaagaagagaagaggaggaaagaggaacaGAAAAGGAGATTGAAGATACAGCAGGAACAAGAGAAGGAGGAGCAGAAAAGGCAGACAAGGATACGGGATGAGGATAAGAAGAGAGCAGAGCTTCAAAGAATAAAAGATCACGAGGCCAGGTTCAAGATGGAGATGGAGAAACTgtatgagagagaagagaggaatgcACAGATTGAAAGAGAAAAGAGGCGTGCGCTGTGTCAGAAAAAAGGGCTGACACAGAGAGCAAAACAGGTGGTGGCATACGAGGTCACAGCGTCTACATCTGACGCCTCTGtgcggagggaagagagggagcagcGTCCAGAGACCGCTCACGCACAGTCTGCGAAGAGGAGAACAAGGAAGAAGCAGAAGAAAGCGGTGGACGAGGCATTGACAACTTTTGAGTAGATGACAAAAGAAAATACTAACAAAGAAAATGAGAAAATAAGCAAAAAGAGGAAAATATTATAAGGAAGCCAGGCATAAGGGTGAAGAGGAGGAAacatgagagaggaggaagggagaccaGAGTGGTTTATCAGGAGGTCAGTAGAAGATACAGGATTCAAGTTCTGATGGACAGAATCAGGAAGGACCATTGGATAAAAGGTAAATGAGATTAGCAGTAAATTGCTGAGTGGATCAAAATAAAGTAATGGAAAACACAAGGGGGGAGGCAAGATAAACAGAGACCCAGAAAAAAGAGGTGAAAACATTTTATAAGAGTAAAAGAGAGGAGATTGAACTAGAATTCCCATGGACATATGGCCAAAATAACTATCTAAATAACTAAGGATGAGCAGAAAAGGAGAAGGCCAAGAGCACAGGAAAAAGAGCCAACAGACATGTCAAAAAGAACTGAAGTCTGCCTCTTCTACTTCTCTTTTAAAGTTGCATTGGTTTCCTTTTGTCCTCTTTCCAAGCCTGTTCAAGTCTGAGATAGATGAAAAGAGCAGCCAAAGAAACAGATCTGTTGAAGCATCAATTGGAAAGGAtgaaagggagggaggcaggaagagGAAAACACAGAAGAGCAGATGAGGTAAGTGCTTGGGCTTGTGATGAGAGGATAGGGGCTCCAGAACTGGGGTTCATGATTGAAAATTCTCAGACAAATGTATTACTGTGAATCCCATTCGTTCAATGACTGTTTGATTCATTCCTGACGGGATATAATTGTTTTACAGGAGCACTCTATGTTCTGCTTCCATGTGGATTGACAGCATTGCTTTCATGAGCTGCTGGAGGACAccatggaggaagagggagagggtctATGATAGGCAGTTTGCCATGGCCCTAAATGGGCTTTTGGATGTTAATTCTTCCTGCTTTATATCATACAACTTTACAATAAAAATGAATTGCAAGCATCAGCCTTTCTGTTTGATTGTGATCAGTGCAGTAGTAATAAGATTGGTGTAAACCCAAGGAATATTCTGGCAGTAGTGTTCAGTTGGTATAAAATAGTGTGATAAGAAATGATCAACATCTTATGAAAACAATATGGAAATAGAAATATCAAAAGAAGTGTTGCATATTAATTTcgacaaagtttgctgcttcagtgtctttagatattttgtcagatgttactatgaaatactgaagtataattacaagcatttcataagtgtcaaagacttttattgacaattacatgaagttgatgcaaagagtcaatagtggcagtgttgacccttcttttcaagacctctgcaatctgccctggcatgctgtcaattaacttctgggccacatcctgactgatggcagcccattcttgcataatcaatgcttggagtttgtcagaatttgtggggttttgtttgtccacccgcgtcttgaggattgaccacaagttctcaatggttCAAACAGCTAAACTGAACGAGCTCAACTATGAGCTTCAGGGAAAAGACAAAGACGTGGCACACATGATCAGCGCTGCCGATGCCTTTAAGGCCAAGGTGGGGGGTGTGGGCCTCTCAGCTGAGGAATGGAAGGCTGGTGCACTTCTCAAACCTGGAGAAAATGTCGCAAAACATCGGAAACGTAATTTCCCCCCGCAATCATTTTGTGCCCAACTGGAGAAACTGGCATCCGAATTCAACAGCCGTTTTCAGGAGTTAAATGACATAGGGGAGGTTGTTGTATTTATCTCAAACCTTTTCCTCCCTCCCCATTGAGATTGAGGAGGTGTCCGCCAAATTCCAGTAAGTATTTGCTTTACCAATCGGAGTTGACATGGAGATAATTGAATTGCAAAATGACATCGAGTTGAAAACAAGCTCGAGAGACATTGACATTTTGAGGTCTTGTAAACACTGGAAAGTGTCCCCTCCTTTCATCCTGCGCACTTAAGGTTAAGGCCCACTTTGAATCAACATATCTCTGTGAGATGGAAAATAATCAAGTCAAAGAACAGGTCTTGTCTAACTAATAGACATCTCACAGACAGTGTCAGACTTGCTGTGTCGAACTGTGAGCCAGACTACAGAGCACTTGCTGATCGTGTGCAATCACAGCCGTCACATTGAATGTGTGCGTGTGGGGAGGGGATCTCATCCACAGCCATCAGAAGGAGTGAGTATTGCCAGTTTGAAATCTGTTGTAGGCTATATCGTTTACAAAAGGATATgatctgtgttgtgtgttgttTAAAAAGGGGAAATGAAACAGTACTGTAAATGATTGGCTTAAGCCTGTAATTGACTGATTATTGAGGTAATGAATGGTATTAGGGCAGTGATTTGTATGAAAATATTTTTGGAACAATTGAAtgatgttattgatgttgttatattttgaatgctAGTTGCACTTACTTGAGTA encodes the following:
- the LOC129836041 gene encoding golgin subfamily A member 6-like protein 6; translated protein: MREDIHDLDLAHWRLARQTWRTERGNMREIKALYGEIFRLHQLLEEIGVDKGVIKQRSTSSILCPVSPTLPAFPWYNHHRYIANSQSEPDQHAASTQKDPSKKHSIFPPLDTQSCTSPDKWPPSQFKTSHPHASHRFAVPSHPLASGPPARMRQTHPHVHSRSSLTGQEKVKDEVNRPEIASPEELSEEVQRRGAEIANMYKAQLKERMAQKRKEEILKKRANNNDKNDDTEASCSSAVEQSNTPATAPERPASPDATPVAAREDTQGDTQQDLAEVVNVLKRQSSDLYLPDDVCEESLTWKSIYEELCPLAHKVNTEADYIKALRVITEKAVTPSCSSEDDVSQSVSEVTSQEGSSESEESMSGQQQRCLHREPYGERDRKEIDSGKMEGRYATANALSMMASRGKEELNAMSYADRIKYFKDEAKRNEEMMKIEMRKEKATDEELKKWEKRQKKLKKLNEEERKRTENMEKNKLEEQRKREKAEMKLKIKHEKKTQEQEKKREKKERKKQEMEQKARAKEEKNRAEEEKKMEKKMEKKRAEMLNKIEKQRMEEERNREKERMKVLEMQQKAREKEEKRRKEEQKRRLKIQQEQEKEEQKRQTRIRDEDKKRAELQRIKDHEARFKMEMEKLYEREERNAQIEREKRRALCQKKGLTQRAKQVVAYEVTASTSDASVRREEREQRPETAHAQSAKRRTRKKQKKAVDEALTTFE